One Streptomyces dangxiongensis genomic window, CTGGTCGGGCTCGGCGTCGGCGCCGACGACTACATGACCAAGCCGTTCTCGATGCGGGAACTGGCGGCACGCGTGCACGTGCTGCTGCGCCGGGTGGAGCGGGCGACGATCGCCGCCGCCACCCCGCGCTCCGGCATACTGCGCCTCGGCGAGCTGGAGATCGACCACGCGCAGCGCCGGGTCCGGGTGAAGGCGGAGGACGTCCATCTGACGCCGACCGAGTTCGACCTGCTGGTGTGCCTGGCGAACACCCCCCGCGCGGTGCTCTCCCGGGAACAGCTACTGGCCGAGGTCTGGGACTGGGCGGACGCCTCCGGCACCCGCACGGTCGACAGCCACATCAAGGCGCTGCGCCGGAAGATCGGTGCCGAGCGGATCCGTACGGTGCACGGTGTGGGCTACGCGCTGGAGACGCCGGCGCCATGAGCGGTGACGGGCGCCAGGCCGTGCGGAGGAGCCGCCGGCTCTCCGGTGGGGAACCCTGGGGCGGCGTGCGCCCGTTCTCGATCAAGACCAAGCTGGGCGCGCTGGTCGTCATCGCGGTGCTGATCACCACGGGGCTGTCGATCGTCGCCGTGCACACCAAGACGGAGCTGCGCTTCATCACGGTGTTCTCGATGATCGCCACCCTGCTCATCACCCAGTTCGTGGCGCACTCGCTCACCATGCCGCTGGACGAGATGAACGCGGTGGCCCGCTCCATCTCGCACGGCGACTACACGCGCCGCGTGAAGGAGAACCGCCGGGACGAACTCGGCAACCTGGCCGAGACGATCAACGTCATGGCCGACGAGCTGGAGGCCCAGGACAGCCAGCGCAAGGAGCTGGTGGCGAACGTCTCGCACGAGCTGCGCACCCCGATCGCGGGCCTGCGCGCGGTGCTGGAGAACATCGTCGACGGGGTGACCGAGCCCGACCAGGAGACGATGCGGACGGCCCTGAAGCAGACCGAGCGGCTCGGCCGGCTGGTGGAGACCCTGCTGGACCTCTCCCGGCTCGACAACGGCGTCGTACCGCTGAAGCTGCGGCGGTTCGAGGTGTGGCCGTACCTCTCGGGCGTACTCAAGGAGGCCAACATGGTCGCCTCCGCGCGCGCGGGCATCGCCTCCGGCTCCGGCAGCCACACGCGGACGGACGTCCATCTGCACCTCGACGTCTCACCGCCGGAGCTGACCGCGCACGCGGACCCCGAGCGCCTCCACCAGGTCGTCGCCAACCTCATCGACAACGCGGTCAAGCACAGCCCGCCGCACGGCCGCGTGACCGTGAAGGCGCGGCGCGGTCCGCAGCCGGAGTCGCTGGAGCTGGAGATCCTGGACGAGGGTCCCGGCATCCCCCGGTCGGAGTGGCACCGGGTGTTCGAGCGGTTCAACCGCGGAGCGGTGACCCGGCCGCACGGACCGGGCAGCGACGGCGGTACGGGGCTGGGGCTGGCGATCGCCCGATGGGCCGTCGATCTGCACCGCGGCCGGATCGGTGTGGCCGAATCCGAGCGGGGCTGCCGGATCATCGTCACTCTTCCGGGCCTGACTTCCGCCACGAGTTGACGTAGGGTCCGAACCGGAAGCACAAGATCCACGACGGTCGGCGCCGCTCGGCGCGGCCGGACCCGTGCGATCGGGAGCAGGCCCGCGCCACCCGTCGAACGAAGACGCGCAGGGCCCCGGCCGGTGCACCCTCCCACATGCGGAACCACGCTTGTTGCCCGCCATTTCAAGCCCCGAAACAAGATTTCCGATGTGACTTACGCGACGATGAACGGGCCCGACCTGACCTTCACGGTCAGGGAGGCGTAGCCTTTATTCCCGCTGTCCATCACCTTGTGAAGCGGAAGAGGGCGGTTGCCGCCGTGTCGCCACAGTCCCCCAGTAACTCGAGCATCTCAACCGACGACCAAGCCGGGAGGAACCCCGCAGCCGCGTTCGGTCCGAACGAGTGGCTCGTCGACGAGATCTATCAGCAGTACCTCCAGGACCCGAATTCGGTAGACCGCGCCTGGTGGGACTTCTTCGCCGACTACAAGCCGGGCGCTCCTGCCACCCCGGCTCCGGCGGGTGCTGCGGCCACGGGGGCCGCAGAGACCCCCACCACGGCCCCGCAGGCCCAGCCCGCGGCCCCGGCCCCCCAGGCCGCCGCCCCGGCCGCCCCGAAGCCCACGGCCGCTCCGGCCCAGGCGCCCGCCGCCGCTCCCGCCGCGGCGGCGAAGCCCGCCCCGGCCGCGCCGGCGCAGCCCGCACAGGCGCCCGCTCAGCCGAAGGGCAAGGCCGCGCCCGCCGCCGAGGCCCCCGAGGGCCCGGAGCTGATCACGCTGCGCGGTCCGGCCGCCGCCGTCGCGAAGAACATGAACGCCTCGCTGGAGCTGCCGACCGCCACCTCGGTCCGCGCGGTACCGGTGAAGCTGCTGTTCGACAACCGCATCGTCATCAACAACCACCTCAAGCGCGCCCGCGGCGGGAAGATCTCCTTCACGCACATCATCGGGTACGCGATGGTGCAGGCCATCAAGGCCATGCCGTCGATGAACTGGTCGTTCGGCGAGAAGGACGGCAAGCCGACCCTGGTCAAGCCGCCGCACGTCAACCTCGGCCTCGCCATCGACCTGGTGAAGCCGAACGGTGACCGCCAGCTGGTCGTCGCGGCGATCAAGAAGGCCGAGACGCTGAACTTCTTCGAGTTCTGGCAGGCCTACGAGGACATCGTCCGCCGCGCCCGCGACGGCAAGCTGACGATGGACGACTTCACCGGCGTGACGGTCTCCCTGACCAACCCCGGCGGCCTCGGCACCGTCCACTCCGTGCCGCGTCTGATGCCCGGGCAGTCCGTGATCATGGGCGTCGGCTCCATGGACTACCCGGCGGAGTTCCAGGGCACCAGCCAGGACACCCTGAACAAGCTCGGCATCTCCAAGGTCATGACGCTCACGTCGACCTACGACCACCGGGTCATCCAGGGCGCCGCCTCCGGCGAGTTCCTGCGCGTCGTCGCCAACCTGCTGCTCGGCGAGAACGGCTTCTACGACGACATCTTCGAGGCGCTGCGGATCCCCTACGAGCCGGTCCGCTGGCTCAAGGACATCGACGCCTCCCACGACGACGACGTCACCAAGGCCGCCCGCGTCTTCGAGCTGATCCACTCCTACCGGGTCCGCGGCCACGTCATGGCCGACACCGACCCGCTGGAGTACCGCCAGCGCAAGCACCCCGACCTGGACATCGTCGAGCACGGCCTCACCCTGTGGGACCTGGAGCGCGAGTTCGCCGTCGGCGGCTTCGCCGGCAAGTCGATGATGAAGCTGCGCGACATCCTCGGCGTCCTGCGGGACTCGTACTGCCGCACCACCGGCATCGAGTTCATGCACATCCAGGACCCCAAGCAGCGCAAGTGGATCCAGGACCGTGTGGAGCGCGGCCACTCCAAGCCGGAGCGCGAGGAGCAGTTGCGCATCCTGCGCCGGCTGAACGCGGCGGAGGCCTTCGAGACCTTCCTCCAGACCAAGTACGTGGGTCAGAAGCGGTTCTCGCTGGAGGGCGGCGAGTCCGTCATCCCGCTGCTGGACGCGGTCATCGACTCGGCGGCCGAGTCCCGCCTGGACGAGGTCGTCATCGGCATGGCCCACCGCGGCCGGCTGAACGTCCTCGCCAACATCGTCGGCAAGTCGTACGCGCAGATCTTCCGCGAGTTCGAGGGCAACCTCGACCCGAAGTCGATGCACGGCTCCGGCGACGTGAAGTACCACCTGGGTGCCGACGGCACCTTCACCGGCCTGGACGGCGAGCAGATCAAGGTCTCCCTGGTCGCCAACCCCTCCCACCTGGAGGCCGTCGACCCGGTCCTGGAGGGTGTCTCCCGCGCCAAGCAGGACATCATCAACAAGGGCGGCACGGACTTCACGGTCCTGCCGGTCGCGATCCACGGCGACGCGGCCTTCGCGGGCCAGGGCGTGGTGGCCGAGACCCTGAACATGTCGCAGCTACGGGGCTACCGCACCGGCGGCACGGTCCACATCGTCATCAACAACCAGGTCGGCTTCACCGCGGCCCCCGAGTCCTCGCGTTCCTCCATGTACGCCACGGACGTCGCCCGCATGATCGAGGCCCCGATCTTCCACGTGAACGGCGACGACCCCGAGGCCGTCGTCCGAGTCGCCCGGCTGGCCTTCGAGTTCCGCCAGGCGTTCAACAAGGACGTGGTCATCGACCTCATCTGCTACCGCCGCCGCGGTCACAACGAGTCGGACAACCCGGCCTTCACCCAGCCGCTGATGTACGACCTGATCGACAAGAAGCGCTCGGTGCGCAAGCTGTACACCGAGTCCCTGATCGGTCGCGGCGACATCACGCTGGAAGAGGCCGAGCAGGCCCTCCAGGACTACCAGGGCCAGCTAGAGAAGGTCTTCACGGAGGTCCGCGAGGCCACCTCCCAGCCGGCCGCCGGCGACACCCAGGCGCCCCAGGACGGCTTCCCGGTCGCCGTGCCGACCGCGATCTCCGCGGAGGTCGTCAAGCGGATCGCCGAATCCCAGGTCAACGTCCCCGACCACATCACGGTGCACCCGCGGCTCCAGCCGCAGCTCCAGCGCCGCGCGTCGATGGTCGAGGACGGCACCATCGACTGGGGCATGGGCGAGACCCTGGCCATCGGCTCCCTGCTGCTTGAGGGCACCCCGGTCCGCCTCGCGGGCCAGGACTCCCAGCGCGGCACCTTCGGCCAGCGCCACGCGGTGCTGATCGACCGGGA contains:
- a CDS encoding response regulator transcription factor; translation: MEQTHTSQSGAATTTPGAQRRVLVVEDDLTIVDAIAARLRAEGFLVQTAADGPAAVDTAEAWQPDLLILDIMLPGFDGLEVCRRVQAQRPVPVLMLTARDDETDMLVGLGVGADDYMTKPFSMRELAARVHVLLRRVERATIAAATPRSGILRLGELEIDHAQRRVRVKAEDVHLTPTEFDLLVCLANTPRAVLSREQLLAEVWDWADASGTRTVDSHIKALRRKIGAERIRTVHGVGYALETPAP
- a CDS encoding HAMP domain-containing sensor histidine kinase; its protein translation is MSGDGRQAVRRSRRLSGGEPWGGVRPFSIKTKLGALVVIAVLITTGLSIVAVHTKTELRFITVFSMIATLLITQFVAHSLTMPLDEMNAVARSISHGDYTRRVKENRRDELGNLAETINVMADELEAQDSQRKELVANVSHELRTPIAGLRAVLENIVDGVTEPDQETMRTALKQTERLGRLVETLLDLSRLDNGVVPLKLRRFEVWPYLSGVLKEANMVASARAGIASGSGSHTRTDVHLHLDVSPPELTAHADPERLHQVVANLIDNAVKHSPPHGRVTVKARRGPQPESLELEILDEGPGIPRSEWHRVFERFNRGAVTRPHGPGSDGGTGLGLAIARWAVDLHRGRIGVAESERGCRIIVTLPGLTSATS
- a CDS encoding multifunctional oxoglutarate decarboxylase/oxoglutarate dehydrogenase thiamine pyrophosphate-binding subunit/dihydrolipoyllysine-residue succinyltransferase subunit, producing the protein MSPQSPSNSSISTDDQAGRNPAAAFGPNEWLVDEIYQQYLQDPNSVDRAWWDFFADYKPGAPATPAPAGAAATGAAETPTTAPQAQPAAPAPQAAAPAAPKPTAAPAQAPAAAPAAAAKPAPAAPAQPAQAPAQPKGKAAPAAEAPEGPELITLRGPAAAVAKNMNASLELPTATSVRAVPVKLLFDNRIVINNHLKRARGGKISFTHIIGYAMVQAIKAMPSMNWSFGEKDGKPTLVKPPHVNLGLAIDLVKPNGDRQLVVAAIKKAETLNFFEFWQAYEDIVRRARDGKLTMDDFTGVTVSLTNPGGLGTVHSVPRLMPGQSVIMGVGSMDYPAEFQGTSQDTLNKLGISKVMTLTSTYDHRVIQGAASGEFLRVVANLLLGENGFYDDIFEALRIPYEPVRWLKDIDASHDDDVTKAARVFELIHSYRVRGHVMADTDPLEYRQRKHPDLDIVEHGLTLWDLEREFAVGGFAGKSMMKLRDILGVLRDSYCRTTGIEFMHIQDPKQRKWIQDRVERGHSKPEREEQLRILRRLNAAEAFETFLQTKYVGQKRFSLEGGESVIPLLDAVIDSAAESRLDEVVIGMAHRGRLNVLANIVGKSYAQIFREFEGNLDPKSMHGSGDVKYHLGADGTFTGLDGEQIKVSLVANPSHLEAVDPVLEGVSRAKQDIINKGGTDFTVLPVAIHGDAAFAGQGVVAETLNMSQLRGYRTGGTVHIVINNQVGFTAAPESSRSSMYATDVARMIEAPIFHVNGDDPEAVVRVARLAFEFRQAFNKDVVIDLICYRRRGHNESDNPAFTQPLMYDLIDKKRSVRKLYTESLIGRGDITLEEAEQALQDYQGQLEKVFTEVREATSQPAAGDTQAPQDGFPVAVPTAISAEVVKRIAESQVNVPDHITVHPRLQPQLQRRASMVEDGTIDWGMGETLAIGSLLLEGTPVRLAGQDSQRGTFGQRHAVLIDRETGEEYTPLQYLSEDQARLNVYNSLLSEYAAMGFEYGYSLARPDALVMWEAQFGDFVNGAQTVVDEFISSAEQKWSQTSGVVLLLPHGYEGQGPDHSSARPERFLQLCAQNNMTVAMPTSPSNYFHLLRWQVHNPHHRPLVVFTPKSMLRLKAAASKAEEFTSGEFRPVIGDGSVDPAAVRKVVFCAGKVYYDLEAERQKRGVTDTAIIRIERLYPLPGAELQAEIKKYPNAEKYLWAQEEPANQGAWPFIALNLIDHLDLAVGADVPHGERLRRISRSHGSSPAVGSAKRHQAEQEQLVREVFEA